The following are encoded in a window of Kitasatospora sp. NBC_01250 genomic DNA:
- a CDS encoding phosphotransferase family protein, producing MSVPDTGIIRPHPLLLEALASAGLDASEAEFTPLRPGTDSLPFAVTTRDGQDLVVKVRRAGSRSRYATAAWASTRLRDAGVPAPHVLWHSREACVETRCTGRPLEAEPPRPEDLDAAARAGDVLRRIHAIEVGSFGQLDSHGMGQHATIQGWFLNLPSRSSPNLPDLDLQSLLHRAQQALQTGSKHLPSATPRLLHGDWVGRHVFADSYRITGVVDLESVRGGDPLAELAGWSLREPAVLTEALLAGYFDGPAPDRSLLPLSLFRLRIAVSLLHHHASCDDQSMIRLRAAQIQADLDDLDQGDPHAVPRVTPDGHSPERRRP from the coding sequence ATGTCCGTCCCTGACACCGGCATCATCCGCCCGCACCCGCTGCTGCTGGAGGCACTCGCCTCGGCCGGACTCGACGCCTCCGAAGCCGAGTTCACGCCGCTGAGGCCGGGGACGGACAGCCTGCCCTTCGCCGTCACCACCCGCGACGGCCAGGACCTGGTCGTCAAGGTCCGCCGAGCTGGCAGCCGCTCCCGGTATGCGACCGCCGCCTGGGCGTCGACACGGCTAAGAGACGCTGGCGTCCCCGCCCCGCACGTCCTCTGGCACAGCCGCGAGGCGTGCGTCGAAACCCGTTGCACGGGAAGGCCGTTGGAGGCGGAGCCGCCACGGCCGGAGGACCTCGACGCCGCAGCCCGCGCCGGTGACGTGCTCCGCCGGATCCACGCCATCGAGGTCGGCAGCTTCGGCCAGCTCGACAGCCACGGAATGGGCCAGCACGCCACCATCCAGGGCTGGTTCCTCAACCTGCCGTCCCGAAGCAGCCCCAACCTGCCTGACCTCGACCTGCAGAGCCTCCTGCACCGGGCCCAGCAGGCTCTGCAGACAGGGTCCAAGCATCTCCCGTCGGCCACGCCCCGTCTCCTGCACGGTGATTGGGTCGGACGCCACGTCTTCGCCGACAGCTACCGGATCACGGGAGTCGTCGACTTGGAGAGCGTGCGGGGCGGAGACCCGCTGGCCGAGCTCGCCGGGTGGTCCCTGCGAGAACCGGCCGTCCTGACCGAGGCGTTGCTCGCCGGGTACTTCGACGGCCCGGCTCCGGACCGGAGCCTGCTGCCGCTGTCCCTGTTCCGGCTTCGCATCGCTGTCTCGCTCCTCCACCACCACGCGTCCTGCGACGACCAGAGCATGATCCGCCTGCGGGCCGCCCAGATCCAGGCAGACCTCGACGACCTCGACCAAGGCGATCCCCACGCCGTTCCACGCGTCACTCCCGACGGCCACTCGCCCGAGCGGCGACGACCGTGA
- a CDS encoding DegT/DnrJ/EryC1/StrS family aminotransferase, with protein MTDTRVTLPFPRTPKYGPAEKTAVLKLLDSGQLSEINRGPATNALEAAFVRLTGTRHALSFNSGTASLHAAIHAVGANPQAGVAVSPMTWISAITAIFQAGSYPVFCDIEPDSPNIAATSVAGVADACSAVLATHTWGIPARMDRLTEATDLPTVEDCSHAHGAIYQGRSVGSWGAAGCFSLQESKAVSGGEGGILTTSDREVYERALTLGHHPARLATELTLPELRPLADTGAAYKYRMPALSAVIAREQLRSLPDRMLAAEHNLAVLRTALEEFDAPVAWPALGELSVRGWYGTPLTISVRVPDPRKLHEQCKAAGIPVRSLYEDWTQTPLLQRPDLAARYWPHVAESPYRPPTSESLPNYYKALRQMIVLKVPQIPAEDYMQQVAQTLAAVLARTVLTA; from the coding sequence ATGACCGACACCAGGGTCACACTCCCGTTCCCCCGAACCCCCAAGTACGGACCGGCCGAGAAGACCGCCGTCCTCAAGCTCCTCGACAGCGGCCAACTCTCCGAGATCAACCGCGGCCCGGCGACCAACGCACTCGAAGCCGCCTTCGTCCGCCTGACCGGCACCCGCCACGCGCTGTCGTTCAACTCGGGCACGGCTTCCCTCCACGCCGCAATCCACGCGGTGGGCGCCAACCCCCAGGCCGGCGTCGCCGTGTCGCCCATGACCTGGATCTCCGCCATCACCGCGATCTTCCAGGCCGGAAGTTACCCCGTCTTCTGCGACATCGAGCCGGACAGCCCGAACATCGCCGCCACCAGCGTCGCCGGAGTGGCCGACGCGTGCTCCGCAGTCCTCGCCACGCACACCTGGGGCATCCCTGCCCGCATGGACCGGCTCACCGAGGCGACCGACCTGCCGACCGTCGAGGACTGCTCGCACGCTCACGGGGCCATCTACCAAGGCAGGAGCGTCGGTTCGTGGGGCGCCGCCGGCTGCTTCAGTCTGCAGGAGTCCAAGGCCGTCTCGGGCGGCGAAGGCGGCATCCTGACCACTTCCGACCGCGAGGTCTACGAGCGCGCCCTCACCCTCGGACACCACCCTGCCCGGCTGGCCACCGAACTCACCCTCCCCGAACTCCGGCCGCTCGCCGACACGGGAGCCGCCTACAAGTACCGGATGCCCGCCCTGTCCGCTGTCATCGCCCGCGAGCAACTGCGCTCACTGCCGGACCGGATGCTGGCCGCCGAGCACAACCTGGCCGTGCTGCGGACAGCACTGGAGGAGTTCGACGCGCCGGTCGCCTGGCCCGCGCTCGGCGAACTCTCCGTTCGAGGCTGGTACGGCACCCCGCTGACGATCAGCGTCCGCGTGCCAGACCCGAGGAAGCTGCACGAGCAGTGCAAGGCCGCGGGCATCCCCGTCCGCTCCCTGTACGAGGACTGGACCCAGACTCCGCTCCTGCAACGGCCGGACCTCGCCGCCCGCTACTGGCCCCACGTCGCCGAGAGCCCCTACCGGCCGCCGACCAGTGAGTCCCTGCCGAACTACTACAAGGCCCTGCGGCAGATGATCGTCCTGAAGGTGCCGCAGATCCCAGCCGAGGACTACATGCAGCAGGTCGCACAGACCCTCGCCGCCGTACTGGCCCGCACGGTGCTCACGGCGTAG
- a CDS encoding phosphotransferase — MTSATQDSARGARFGEIVDDLRVISESFGLGEVRECSFLAAGLMNGNWRLDTAEGSFALKRIVDVPLPLARRNLGVVAALADSGLPVGRARLASSGDSVVEIDGRGYCLLPWTEGSHLSGTDLTLDQAAELGVQLGSIHRGLNSGTVSAALPEAPQRLAASVTTPEAAVQEADRLLALIDGRESRTPFDDEAAVELGRRKMLLSKYGHQRPATEVATGPIGWTHGDVQHRNVLWRGGKIAGVIDWDRIRVRPFGEEVARTATVQFGGEDGFLDLERTSAFVAGYRSVVPISAEALADAVERLWWKRMSDYWQLVFHYDRDDHSCDHLFLPAERFLAWWTERREAVQQAFAATP, encoded by the coding sequence GTGACCTCAGCGACCCAGGACTCTGCACGCGGTGCCCGATTCGGCGAGATCGTTGACGATCTGAGGGTCATCAGCGAGTCGTTTGGACTTGGCGAGGTCCGGGAGTGCAGCTTCCTGGCGGCCGGCCTGATGAACGGGAACTGGCGGCTGGACACGGCCGAGGGCTCGTTCGCGCTGAAGCGGATCGTTGATGTCCCACTGCCGCTGGCGCGCCGGAATCTCGGCGTCGTGGCTGCTCTCGCAGACAGTGGCCTGCCGGTGGGCAGGGCACGGCTCGCGTCGAGCGGTGACAGCGTGGTGGAGATCGACGGTCGCGGCTACTGCTTGCTCCCGTGGACGGAGGGCAGTCACCTGTCGGGCACCGACCTCACCCTCGACCAGGCTGCCGAGCTGGGAGTGCAGCTCGGCAGCATCCACCGTGGCCTGAACAGCGGGACGGTCTCCGCCGCATTGCCGGAGGCACCGCAGCGGCTGGCAGCCTCGGTGACCACGCCAGAGGCAGCCGTCCAGGAGGCGGATCGTCTGCTCGCGCTCATCGACGGCAGGGAGAGCCGGACGCCGTTCGACGACGAGGCGGCGGTCGAACTGGGCCGCCGAAAGATGCTCCTGAGCAAGTACGGTCACCAGCGCCCGGCCACCGAGGTGGCGACCGGGCCGATCGGCTGGACACACGGCGATGTCCAGCACCGCAACGTGCTGTGGCGCGGCGGCAAGATCGCCGGGGTGATCGACTGGGACCGCATCCGGGTCCGCCCGTTCGGCGAGGAGGTCGCCCGCACTGCCACGGTGCAGTTCGGCGGTGAGGACGGCTTCCTCGACCTGGAGCGGACGTCCGCCTTCGTGGCCGGCTACCGGTCGGTGGTGCCGATCTCGGCGGAGGCGTTGGCGGACGCGGTGGAACGGCTGTGGTGGAAGCGGATGTCCGACTACTGGCAGCTGGTGTTCCACTACGACCGGGACGACCACTCCTGCGATCACCTGTTCCTGCCCGCCGAACGCTTCCTGGCCTGGTGGACCGAGCGGCGCGAGGCGGTCCAGCAGGCGTTCGCGGCTACGCCGTGA
- a CDS encoding plasmid mobilization protein has translation MDEPVLPSARAHSATPDQHREGAALEEKHANSLSAKADRAPMLAADVSVRSARSAAARRADRADAHRAPKRRRRDDANPKHTKLSFRVSPEAKAEIERRAAAEHLTVAHYLSLKVLSDDGGAGIGDRDAGLDEAIDELRALRRQYAGAANNLNQLGRDHNSGIGLEPAEVRDAANALHRAFDQALRVISAIDDATTRLAKARRR, from the coding sequence GTGGACGAGCCGGTGTTGCCGAGCGCGAGGGCGCACTCGGCAACACCGGACCAGCACCGCGAGGGCGCGGCACTGGAGGAGAAGCACGCCAACTCCCTCTCCGCGAAAGCCGACCGCGCGCCGATGCTCGCTGCCGACGTGTCTGTCCGCAGCGCACGCTCCGCCGCTGCGCGCCGTGCCGATCGAGCCGATGCCCACCGTGCGCCCAAGCGACGCCGCCGCGACGACGCGAACCCCAAGCACACTAAGCTCTCCTTCCGCGTGAGCCCCGAAGCGAAAGCAGAGATCGAGCGGCGCGCGGCCGCCGAGCATCTCACTGTGGCGCACTACCTCTCCCTCAAGGTGCTGTCCGACGACGGCGGGGCCGGCATCGGCGACCGCGACGCGGGCCTGGACGAGGCGATCGACGAGCTTCGCGCGCTGCGACGCCAGTACGCCGGCGCGGCCAACAACCTCAACCAGCTCGGCCGCGACCACAACTCCGGCATCGGCCTCGAACCCGCCGAGGTGCGTGATGCCGCGAACGCCCTCCACCGCGCGTTCGACCAGGCCCTCCGGGTGATCAGCGCGATCGACGACGCGACGACGCGCCTGGCGAAGGCGAGGCGCCGTTGA
- a CDS encoding relaxase/mobilization nuclease domain-containing protein: MISKPIHGADTHGALKYLFGPGKANEHTDPHIVASWDGFTPDPGRVPQGERTATLARLADALDLHVLQYGRKITKHVYHRPVRADVSDRILSDEEWGTIARRILAAAGITPDGDPDGCRWIAVRHADDHIHILATTVRADLTQARLHGDQYRVEDELTSIERQYGLLDLAETRTKEYRAAIPKRAKGSELHKAKRLGLEETQRQSLRTAVRRALAGAADEEEFTARLADHGVLLGVRRAPSGDVTGYTFALPNAEGGEPLWFSGSKLAADLTQPKIHARFTAGIDQPAYPDPDQRTWPATGRHRASTVIDHALPALDHDQDTDRAAAAIGDGIEILDALALTSPVLTRKEINHAARALEYAAFAHSHAAGADRRAMRSAAHAILTAGPTGNRGEDGTAAATILSSLVLLAVLIAKWHAAQGHQHQAGHARDAATHLRAAYARHAGKPIAHLDHRGRNLPPPVSDRQAHAVRQTLPTDQSTRILSDGGWDALAATLAEAEAAGHDPTVLLAHAAGRRELATADSPAAVLTWRIRRDANLPTPAPTATPEERRTAAALTRTAGASRAITAAASSLTTPPSLRTPRPHR; this comes from the coding sequence TTGATCAGTAAGCCCATCCACGGTGCCGACACCCACGGGGCGCTCAAGTACCTGTTCGGTCCCGGCAAGGCCAACGAGCACACCGACCCGCACATCGTCGCGTCCTGGGACGGCTTCACGCCGGACCCTGGACGCGTGCCCCAGGGCGAGCGCACCGCCACGCTCGCCCGCCTGGCCGATGCCCTGGACCTGCACGTCCTCCAGTACGGAAGGAAGATCACCAAGCACGTCTACCACCGGCCCGTACGCGCCGACGTGAGCGACCGGATCCTGAGCGACGAGGAGTGGGGCACCATCGCCCGCCGCATCTTGGCCGCCGCCGGCATCACCCCCGACGGCGACCCGGACGGCTGCCGCTGGATCGCCGTACGCCACGCCGACGACCACATCCACATCCTCGCCACCACCGTGCGCGCCGACCTCACCCAGGCCCGCCTGCACGGCGACCAGTACCGCGTCGAGGACGAACTCACCAGCATCGAGCGCCAGTACGGACTACTCGACCTCGCCGAGACCCGCACGAAGGAGTACCGAGCGGCCATCCCCAAGCGCGCCAAGGGCTCCGAACTGCACAAGGCCAAGCGCCTCGGTCTGGAGGAGACCCAGCGCCAGAGCCTGCGCACCGCCGTGCGCCGCGCGCTGGCCGGAGCCGCCGACGAGGAGGAGTTCACCGCCCGGCTCGCCGACCACGGCGTGCTGCTCGGCGTGCGCCGAGCCCCCTCTGGCGACGTGACCGGCTACACCTTCGCCCTCCCAAACGCCGAGGGCGGGGAGCCGCTCTGGTTCTCCGGCAGCAAGCTCGCCGCCGACCTCACCCAGCCCAAGATCCACGCCCGCTTCACGGCCGGCATCGACCAGCCCGCCTACCCGGACCCCGACCAGCGCACCTGGCCGGCCACCGGCCGCCACCGGGCCAGCACCGTCATCGACCACGCCCTGCCCGCCCTCGACCACGACCAGGACACCGACCGGGCCGCCGCCGCGATCGGCGACGGCATCGAGATCCTCGACGCCCTCGCCCTCACCAGCCCCGTCCTCACCCGCAAGGAGATCAACCACGCCGCCCGCGCCCTCGAATACGCGGCCTTCGCACACAGCCACGCCGCCGGAGCGGACCGGCGCGCCATGCGCTCCGCCGCCCACGCCATCCTGACCGCCGGACCCACCGGCAACCGGGGCGAGGACGGCACCGCCGCCGCGACCATCCTCTCCAGCCTCGTCCTGCTCGCCGTCCTCATCGCCAAGTGGCACGCCGCCCAGGGCCACCAGCACCAGGCCGGCCACGCCCGCGACGCCGCCACCCACCTCCGAGCCGCCTACGCGCGCCACGCCGGCAAGCCGATCGCCCACCTCGACCACCGAGGCCGCAACCTGCCCCCACCAGTCAGCGACCGTCAGGCACACGCCGTCCGACAGACACTGCCCACCGACCAGAGCACTCGGATCCTGAGCGACGGCGGCTGGGACGCGCTCGCCGCCACCCTCGCCGAAGCCGAAGCCGCCGGCCACGACCCCACCGTCCTACTCGCACACGCCGCAGGCCGCCGCGAACTCGCCACCGCCGACTCGCCCGCCGCCGTCCTCACCTGGCGCATCCGCCGCGACGCCAACCTCCCCACCCCCGCGCCGACAGCCACACCCGAGGAACGCCGCACCGCAGCCGCCCTCACCAGGACGGCCGGCGCCTCCCGCGCGATTACTGCGGCGGCCAGCAGCCTCACCACACCTCCGTCGCTCCGTACACCGCGGCCGCACCGCTGA
- a CDS encoding excisionase family DNA-binding protein → MPEQYLTVAQVAERLGTSERFPRRLIAERRIAFVKMGTHVRIAESTLNSYLASGTVPAVPSRRDRRGGNA, encoded by the coding sequence ATGCCCGAGCAGTACCTCACCGTCGCCCAGGTCGCCGAACGCCTGGGCACCAGCGAGCGCTTCCCCCGCCGGCTGATCGCCGAGCGCCGAATCGCCTTCGTCAAAATGGGCACCCACGTCCGCATCGCCGAGAGCACCCTCAACTCCTACCTCGCCTCCGGCACCGTCCCCGCCGTCCCCTCCCGCCGCGACCGCCGAGGGGGTAACGCCTGA
- a CDS encoding tyrosine-type recombinase/integrase, whose translation MPRKKTAPTRRRFGAVRQYRSGRWTASYRDASGKEHRAPETFETKTDAEVWLTVTEADLTRGNWIDPDAGNVDFQTYALRWTDERGLMPTTDELYRRLLRLHLLPTFAALTLNEITAARVRTWHAERKQATGATTVAKSYRLLKAILQTAVDDDVLGRNPCRIKGAGKEEADERPVATVEQVFELAELMGPRWRFMVFLGAFATLRPEELAELRREDVDMDKRTLRITEASPELNTGKRATGPTKSAAGKRTIHLPTFLDQPLRQHMAWYAEKEPAGLLFVGEKGAPFRRTTFGRKFGKARARVIDLPQNFTFYDLRHTGNTLLAEEGASLKDLMVRMGQSSTRAAIIYQHSTTSRQRELAAKLDSRVRRDTGRTPSAPPTPPAGVPSGAPVVRPIRRAI comes from the coding sequence ATGCCGCGCAAGAAGACTGCGCCCACCCGCCGCCGCTTCGGCGCCGTCCGCCAGTACCGCTCCGGCCGCTGGACCGCCAGCTACCGCGACGCTTCCGGCAAGGAGCACCGCGCTCCGGAGACCTTCGAGACCAAGACCGACGCCGAGGTCTGGCTCACCGTCACCGAGGCCGACCTCACCCGCGGCAACTGGATCGACCCCGACGCCGGGAACGTCGACTTCCAGACCTATGCCCTGCGCTGGACCGACGAGCGCGGGCTGATGCCGACCACCGACGAGCTGTACCGGCGCCTGCTGCGCCTGCACCTCCTGCCGACCTTCGCCGCGCTCACCCTCAACGAGATCACCGCCGCCCGCGTCCGCACCTGGCACGCCGAGCGCAAGCAGGCGACCGGCGCCACCACCGTCGCCAAGTCGTACCGCCTGCTGAAGGCCATCCTGCAGACAGCGGTGGACGACGACGTGCTCGGCCGCAACCCCTGCCGCATCAAGGGAGCTGGAAAGGAGGAGGCTGACGAGCGGCCCGTCGCCACCGTCGAGCAGGTCTTCGAGCTCGCCGAACTCATGGGCCCCCGCTGGCGGTTCATGGTCTTTCTCGGCGCATTCGCCACCCTGCGGCCGGAGGAACTCGCCGAACTCCGCCGCGAGGACGTCGACATGGACAAGCGGACGCTGCGGATTACCGAGGCGTCGCCCGAGCTGAACACCGGCAAACGCGCCACCGGCCCCACCAAGTCGGCGGCGGGCAAGCGCACCATCCACCTCCCCACGTTCCTCGACCAGCCACTGCGCCAGCACATGGCCTGGTACGCCGAGAAGGAGCCCGCCGGCCTGCTGTTCGTGGGCGAGAAGGGCGCCCCTTTCCGGCGCACCACCTTCGGCCGGAAGTTCGGCAAGGCCCGCGCCAGGGTCATCGACCTGCCGCAGAACTTCACGTTCTACGACCTGCGGCACACCGGCAACACCCTGCTCGCCGAGGAGGGCGCCAGCCTCAAGGACCTCATGGTCCGCATGGGGCAGTCCTCGACCCGTGCCGCGATCATCTATCAGCACTCGACCACCAGCCGCCAGCGCGAGCTCGCCGCCAAGCTCGACAGCCGCGTCCGCAGGGACACCGGCCGTACCCCGTCGGCACCGCCCACACCCCCTGCCGGGGTACCTAGTGGTGCGCCAGTGGTGCGCCCCATCCGGCGCGCGATCTGA
- the dcd gene encoding dCTP deaminase, whose protein sequence is MLLSDKDIRSEIDNGRVVIDPFDPAMVQPSSIDVRLDRFFRVFENHRYPHIDPSEEQPDLTRLVEPDGDDAFILHPGEFVLASTYEVITLPDDVASRLEGKSSLGRLGLLTHSTAGFIDPGFSGHVTLELSNVATLPIKLYPGMKIGQLCLFRLSSPSEHPYGSERYGSRYQGQRGPTPSRSFLNFHRTDV, encoded by the coding sequence GTGCTGCTCTCCGACAAAGACATCCGTAGCGAGATCGACAACGGCCGAGTCGTCATCGACCCGTTCGATCCGGCCATGGTCCAGCCGTCCAGTATCGACGTCCGGCTGGACCGGTTCTTCCGGGTGTTCGAGAACCACCGGTACCCGCACATCGACCCGTCCGAGGAGCAGCCGGACCTGACCCGGCTGGTCGAGCCGGACGGCGATGACGCGTTCATCCTGCACCCGGGCGAGTTCGTGCTGGCGTCCACCTACGAGGTGATCACGCTGCCGGACGACGTCGCCTCCCGGCTGGAGGGCAAGTCGAGCCTGGGGCGGCTGGGGCTGCTGACGCACTCGACGGCCGGCTTCATCGACCCGGGGTTCAGCGGGCACGTGACGCTGGAACTGTCGAACGTCGCGACGCTGCCGATCAAGCTCTACCCGGGGATGAAGATCGGGCAGCTCTGCCTGTTCCGGCTCTCCTCGCCCTCCGAGCACCCGTACGGCTCGGAGCGGTACGGCTCACGCTACCAGGGGCAGCGCGGGCCGACGCCCTCGCGATCGTTCCTGAACTTCCACCGCACCGACGTGTAG